Within Moritella sp. Urea-trap-13, the genomic segment CGGCAATACCACAATTAACGGGTTATGACATCTTAACCACTGAAGTGAAATACGGCGATGAGAATAGTCGCATTGATCTGTTGCTCGACGACGCTAAATTGGGTAAATGTTACATCGAAGTAAAAAGTGCTAGCCTGTTACAAGATGACTGTGGCTATTTTCCTGATACTGTTAGTGTTCGCGGGCAAAAACACCTCAGAGAATTAATGGCTGTAAAGAAAAACGGACACAGAGCGGTATTATTATTTGTGGTGCAGCACACTGGAATTACCACTTTAAAACCTGCGAAACACTTAGATAGAGACTATAGTGATCTTGTTACGCAGGCGATTAATCAAGGAGTAGAAGTATTCGCATACGCGAGTAGAATAAACACAGACAAGATTTCGCTGGTAGAACAAATTTCATTCAACTGTGATTAAGATCACGATCAAACTAACCCATAAGAGGGTGTTAGGGAACAATTTGCCAGTTTAGTTTGCGCAGTTTGTGTGTTTCTGGTATTTATACCGCCCATAAATATTGCTTAGCAGTGCTCGGCAATATTACGGCGTAATGCGGACTAGGAGAGATAGCATGCCTCAAGCGAAAAAATTACTCGGTGTTTTAGCCATCGCAGGTGTAGAAGCTTACCAAGAACAACCTGGTGAAGAATACATGGGCGAGAAGCAACGCGATCACTTTAGAAACATCTTAAGTGCATGGCGTAATGAACTACGTGAAGAAGTTGATCGCACAGTGGTTCATATGAAGGATGAAGCGTCAAACTTCCCAGATCCTGTAGATCGTGCAGCCCAGGAAGAAGAATTTAGCTTAGAACTTCGAGCACGTGATCGTGAAAGAAAACTGATCAAAAAAATCGAAAAAACACTTCAATTAATTGAAAATGATGAATTCGGTTTTTGCGAAACTTGCGGTATCGAAATTGGTATCCGTCGTTTAGAAGCTCGACCAACTGCAGATAAATGTATTGACTGCAAAACGCTTTCTGAAATTAAAGAAAAGCAAATGGTTGGCTAATCAGTTTCTACTGACATGATTTTATTGAGGGCTTATTAGCCCTCTTTCTATTTCTAGCCTTTTTTATTTTAAGCTCTCTATTTAAGAACTCTATTTATGTCCAATAGCTATGTAGGACGCTTTGCGCCCTCACCTTCAGGGCCATTACATTTTGGCTCCCTGATCGCTGCTGTTGGCAGCTACTTACAAGCAAAAGCCAGCCAAGGCACTTGGTTAGTACGGATGGAAGATCTTGACCCACCACGCGAAGTTGCCGGTGCAGCAGCCAATATCTTAACGACCCTTGAAGCCTTTGGCTTACACTGGGACCGTGAGGTTATCTATCAAAGCCAGCGTAGTAGTGCTTATAAAGACGCCATTGCTCAGCTTAACCAACAAGATTTAACCTATTACTGCCATTGTACGCGTAAGCAGATACAAGCTCAGGGTGCTTTTTATCAAGGCCAATGCAAGCATAAACAACTTCCCGCAGACAATGCCTCGTTACGCGTAACGACTACGACGCCAGTGAATTATTTTATTGACGAACTGCATGGTAGAATAGCGATTAATCAACAGCTAGCGGCAGAAGATTTTATCATTCATCGTAAAGATGGTCTGTTTGCTTATAATCTTGCGGTTGTGGTTGATGATATTTACCAAGGTATTACCCAGGTTGTAAGAGGCGCAGATCTGATTGAACCAACAGGTCGTCAGTTATATCTATTTGAACAATTTGCGAAACCTGCACCGTCCTATTTACATTTGCCTTTAGTCAGTAATGCCGACGGCTCTAAATTGAGCAAGCAAAATCACGCACCCGGTTTAGATATCAGTCAGGCTAAAACGGAGTTAATTGCTGCATTTAGATTTTTAGCTCTACCTGTTTTTACCGAACTGCAAGATCTTTCGATCCCAGCGCTATTACAATGGGGCACAGAACATTGGTCCGTCAAAAACCTACCCAGACAGAAATCAATCGTATTAAACCTATAAGGCAAGATTAATACTAAATTTCTTCAACAATCTTTGTCATTTAACCTACGCAGCGCTATGATAGGCGGCACAAAAAATTCAACCTATTTTAATATTAATTCGAGGTGTACCATTTTCACTCAAATCACTAAATTCTGTAAAAATATACTGAGCAGAAAGCTGATAGATCAAACGCCAGATGTGCAAGAAACGGCTTCTGCAGCAGTGCCAAAGGCGCACAACGATCGTGATACTCAGAGTAAAAACGCACCTGAAGAGACTCGTTCTACTAAGGCTATTGCTCCAGCACCTGCGCCAGTTGTACTAGCGGATGCACAGAATCTAGGATTAAATGAGCTGAAGTTGGAAAAGGGTCAACACCCAGTAAGCCATAATTTAATTAGCGAAAACGCACTGAAAGTGCTCTATCGTTTACACAAATCAGGTTACCAAGCTTATCTTGTCGGTGGTGGTGTACGTGATATCTTTATTGGTCAAGAACCAAAAGATTTCGATATTGCGACCAATGCTGAACCAGAGCAAATCAAAAAATTATTCCATAACTGTCGCTTAGTTGGCCGCCGTTTCCGTCTTGCTCACATCCTATTTGGCCGTGACATGATCGAAGTTGCAACCTTCCGTGGTCATCACGTTGAAGAAGAAAATCAACAAACATCAAAACAATCTGATGGCGGCATGTTATTACGCGATAACGTCTACGGTACCATCAGTGAAGATGCTGAACGTCGTGACTTTACCGTTAATGCGCTTTATTACAACATTGCTGACCGTGCTGTTTATGACTACGCTGGCGGCCTTGCCGATTTACAAAGCAAACAACTGCGTTTAATTGGCGATCCAGAGACACGTTATCGTGAAGATCCAGTGCGCATGCTACGTGCTGTACGTTTTGCTGCTAAATTGGATATGCAAATTAGCCCTGAAGCTGCCGCGCCAATCAAACAACTAGCAAGCTTGCTACAAAGTATCCCATCAGCGCGTTTATTTGAAGAAACGTTAAAGCTGTTTTTAAACGGTCAAGGCTTAGCAACATACAAGTTGATGAAAGAATATGGTTTATTCCAACCATTATTCCCACTAGTCAGTAAATATCTCAATGAAGACGGTTCAAGTAACGGTGATAAGTTCATCGAGATTGCACTAGCAAATACCGACAGCCGCATTAATGCTGGTAAGCGTGTAACACCGGCTTATTTATATGCCGCTATGTTATGGTATCCACTAGAAGCGTTAGCTGAAGAGCGCGTGATTGACAGTGGTCTTAACTACAATGACGCCTTGTTATTAGCGATGAATGACGCGCTTGATTCACAAACCAAGAGCATTGCCATTCCACGTCGCTTTACTTCAACAATCCGTGATATTTGGCATTTACAAAGCCGTCTACCACGTCGCCAAGGTAAACGCGCAGAAAAAGCCTTCGAGCACTTAAAATTCCGTGCTGGTTTTGACTTTTTAGAAATGCGTGCAGATATCCAAGGTGGCGATTTAGTTGAAGTAACACAATGGTGGAGTGATTACCAGAGTGCCAATGCCACTGGTCGTCTGAACTTAATTAAAGAACTAAATGCACCTGCAGTTAAAAAAACACGCCCACGTCGCGTGAAAAAGAAAAAACCTGTAGGCGAAATGAATGAACAGACCAATGATCAAAGCAATGATTAATAGCGTCGAACAAAATAGCAACCTGGGTTATAGCCGTTGCTATGTGGCGATCGGCAGTAACCTTGCCGACCCAGTCACACAAGCACAAGAAGCAATTGTGGCGCTACAAACATTAACCATGAGTCGCTTGGTCTCGGTATCCTCA encodes:
- the pcnB gene encoding polynucleotide adenylyltransferase PcnB, with the protein product MIGGTKNSTYFNINSRCTIFTQITKFCKNILSRKLIDQTPDVQETASAAVPKAHNDRDTQSKNAPEETRSTKAIAPAPAPVVLADAQNLGLNELKLEKGQHPVSHNLISENALKVLYRLHKSGYQAYLVGGGVRDIFIGQEPKDFDIATNAEPEQIKKLFHNCRLVGRRFRLAHILFGRDMIEVATFRGHHVEEENQQTSKQSDGGMLLRDNVYGTISEDAERRDFTVNALYYNIADRAVYDYAGGLADLQSKQLRLIGDPETRYREDPVRMLRAVRFAAKLDMQISPEAAAPIKQLASLLQSIPSARLFEETLKLFLNGQGLATYKLMKEYGLFQPLFPLVSKYLNEDGSSNGDKFIEIALANTDSRINAGKRVTPAYLYAAMLWYPLEALAEERVIDSGLNYNDALLLAMNDALDSQTKSIAIPRRFTSTIRDIWHLQSRLPRRQGKRAEKAFEHLKFRAGFDFLEMRADIQGGDLVEVTQWWSDYQSANATGRLNLIKELNAPAVKKTRPRRVKKKKPVGEMNEQTNDQSND
- the dksA gene encoding RNA polymerase-binding protein DksA, whose protein sequence is MPQAKKLLGVLAIAGVEAYQEQPGEEYMGEKQRDHFRNILSAWRNELREEVDRTVVHMKDEASNFPDPVDRAAQEEEFSLELRARDRERKLIKKIEKTLQLIENDEFGFCETCGIEIGIRRLEARPTADKCIDCKTLSEIKEKQMVG
- the gluQRS gene encoding tRNA glutamyl-Q(34) synthetase GluQRS; translated protein: MSNSYVGRFAPSPSGPLHFGSLIAAVGSYLQAKASQGTWLVRMEDLDPPREVAGAAANILTTLEAFGLHWDREVIYQSQRSSAYKDAIAQLNQQDLTYYCHCTRKQIQAQGAFYQGQCKHKQLPADNASLRVTTTTPVNYFIDELHGRIAINQQLAAEDFIIHRKDGLFAYNLAVVVDDIYQGITQVVRGADLIEPTGRQLYLFEQFAKPAPSYLHLPLVSNADGSKLSKQNHAPGLDISQAKTELIAAFRFLALPVFTELQDLSIPALLQWGTEHWSVKNLPRQKSIVLNL
- the sfsA gene encoding DNA/RNA nuclease SfsA; this encodes MQYPSPLQSATLIKRYKRFLADVILENGEEVTIHCANTGAMTGCGDAGDTIWYSTSDNPKRKYSRSWELTEKTNGDMICINTARANQLAKEAIELSAIPQLTGYDILTTEVKYGDENSRIDLLLDDAKLGKCYIEVKSASLLQDDCGYFPDTVSVRGQKHLRELMAVKKNGHRAVLLFVVQHTGITTLKPAKHLDRDYSDLVTQAINQGVEVFAYASRINTDKISLVEQISFNCD